The proteins below come from a single Leishmania major strain Friedlin complete genome, chromosome 20 genomic window:
- a CDS encoding putative phosphatidylinositol 3-kinase: MHWTAARGQLSGPQHSQHPAPQASTHASQKQQQQQQQHLHQNGPPGLTAAGMGGGSAGVNISSGASAGASAARANVNSNAFYNSRFSHPMGPLPPAQNQQQQVFAVSQQPLGAQLQQQQRSPRSLSGPTPNNVAGGNISGLETSATLAGREAPAIAGANSAAAHTSSAAVGVFLSGTRTNFTDFGAAAAYGLGAGGVGSPSGPTANAGSTLADANDEEVNQLLRELEFSVDSPHALAVLRDAVDAIEARALANFDPLSRDTFLEQRIRDVLTELSRTSNERSLLLAVSLIEALIPIAYTSPHSKYTRLCRSLSVLRQSGNEKAAREAQRVYKLLLEADARYPGPESPLKAFVQKELRENCEQALLQLHGRVQQAKAAFPAQFFSIMLGCAATAEVNPRYISGKTRAQAIQLGTMLTGSPDPLLRKAAYECLVAIFRNTSNMRPNELVLESRRLCDECMRTLNASQHNEGHVVSALKALHALLSSRGLLAIDRQMIPQLCVLVTEQHRVSKSLLVRSAVCDLVPIIAPVDIASMPRRTTYCAIVMEPVKNVRDERFKAHELHNVASFVRSVGYRVLDATNRTNLESILHRYISRPETQEACWSIMAAICASSMSASGGAASVAPMAGRRVDYVSTSTTLPSPTAQNTHQDLSLTPSMVEVRKASQHSSRENLATSPSALQRHFSYHHGDDNDDQASVPLVSARTASQRSGGTCSLSASPTSTNAPAFNLSTFSAHHTVTIDDVVLRCLPYLAHAILTESLVDSLRVIQVSCPQLRADVQTALDKLVDSVLKEPFAPSATAATVTLPQYFSQLPSSTAQQQQQQQTQSLYSRDGGDGSAGGFLSAARNSVSRTAGSHPLSPASGPEPVMTLSRPGTCSTPIGGGPVGRLTQYFRPSESVATHRGEGSTSSPTTTSPVAMRNTSGHLPSGNNSFLGPDSAYTVGGGDSNSGAPYGAGGPLRCSPLSTSMSTPFSPVTHMAAGGSGAGSGNAAAASPPVLKNDLTVALKVFTERPLTSVQHLHDLKNSVIAFQRHEDPLVRQQSSETIISSLRQWIAYAKEHKTSTYSTRVTEILEAYMKNVLMEVDRQCGLYEITLLANATSLRVFLSEQRILSSLLSFLNSTALVREKTVELLVAITQDSKPSPSVVAVQQSLYVTVESCVVVLEYTNDVSMLLRSMADLQTFTRLCIRQLNNHLSRIFYAFRKRLLEVSVPDVVLLSILKTLEIILQALAKDEKTILQHQDDVLELYDPVVEILKQSPSPTLSHAAINVLVYVHEMCIPSASTDLRKQQELITALTHVYTSSTCTVNESLSMLTLFGQLGAIDPSAQSVATTAKKKEEAVIQDEADLELTYDYTVIVYRTLSRMLDASLSDAVCSQALRTLLQFIRFTQDKKDLVGGVHAVRAVLQITKRVTDNPALRVEALHVLAAVTAMRHERIVRLMLPEIVVLLEQLWTPKDRPLFRAVLEVVSALKPGKLSGKEQSESWAWLYPRLVDVALQDRTESREFCLRVVEIVLNASYIPPHCIPVVFPMLLQFLQQSDQLVDVRSQSLCAAVHIVCELKAVQFFSSLLHGICTLMRHCELNEDLGPRLSTPGVRESLKVLAALHPSGRSTIKMLRDRIGEGDERMTNPTGSPIFNTMGLPAASVTSFASGGQGGGLGVANPANSGLGPLVNIGGFGASATGGGAAAAGGAAGGGSYLRLTNMSETFAGAEEEDVGLSLSADTAGQEVDLFMKHVELGFRLKENKLREWFAEFQKYIILISPHPAFRMMVDLLDKHEPLRRGLFLPSFKCLYESLSADQIKKLNEMLTLVLNCSDHELSSKCLGLADYLDHNEPNVKPEVLEVVRAMRRVDCHRVSHPSENGSLLLRSTASSANNVISLRTRSSTSAGLPKAGFSTSSDAPMDALPTAKVRGRKAPVFQRSSNSSAGVAGDESGTAGAEANSGASTALASPKNSANGRRSASHRDVDMSELTSFDGNENDSTESGRQQSQPIGLPMSQAPAQEEEAERRSCSPVDTLDGAESESKAEDVVAPVSTDHPSVEVLGAAGVHVMGSYRPLVNSVVRRCDSNAPQQSGVTSQFHIISTASTHSNDLSSDTRDGDLPPAGAHIPAQPNMLFSTEDIVRAAERTRMYDKALSYLENRLLAMLNLYRYTKMPREVIHKTVWPLAWLYSQREMQDSVVGLFRAIRYEGGEDQAGFGYELLCWWSKAQNTYSKSITQQAMRDMTVPPHILEGYVRTLTLCGEWSRAYDVAMKVCSRPEAYVSSTVARCGATAAWLLGRWDDVQHLAERLSMSEQHTTALRLFFLNGVALKSAITEHSSAAYENLRHMITQSKLVIDESLRTLLPLSYTHAYESLTMLQHFTEMEEMIDYCHCRSTKGRQQIYERWNNRFRSLNPDSLQPSLLSLMLHSLVLSTGEMADMILHFCETRQASHPQLAEWAMSWLRHGSFSGRSSNLCSPSVASPASPGPVEGITVTTLSSADKNPKVAVGFITHLWSQGKRQAAVESMEMFLRDCGRDLEENNATCYGDAQLRLGTWKQELHADSFWERGFRDEELGHFHKAIRAVPSSYEAWHSWGLMNYRIQQRDHNLSPEDQRTFVEAAHQGFVGAICRCKDSSEALPAVMRLLQLWVIHNGVELLKETVADSISRIPIDHWVQTIPQLIGHLSSDSYDIREVIGMILRSLCEVHPQATVFPLLVVMMSDSSTSGSNHNALNNNGDESNIVSCASAMSDSSNPLVRKQEIVQGIIQHCPKRIFHEAEAVARLLVDVSAIPIEKIRENLSQVAAAWNPNAEYEEDPEEVYRRLQNTLDIFHANRRHLLFTVGDIGQFVQMVMEDDRNGQREKAAGVVSQLIEEISKHVAEKLGREPQKAMEPLLHLRNLSVAVFGEYDGHCRDHYPTIASFSSKLDVIPSKKRPRRIQLNGSDGCLYTYCLKGNEDIRMDERVMQLLGMVNVLLSHTRISSSAYIHRFPVIPISSNVGLLGWVENANTINNTICNYRSNISNVRTHQESSVLRAYVGSFGNWDKLSLIQRTEILDFVMQSEHCEAVDVSRAMWHRANTAEQWLDRRTAFTVSLATMSMVGYVLGLGDRHLGNILISMSSGKIVHIDFGDSFDVGRLRHVLPETIPFRLTRMLTNAMEVFGVDGVFRASATRTQTTLHKNRDSIMALLSAFVHDPIVQYKGKMKNIMEKSRSPQDIAERIRNKLRGTEMAIDHSKVNIFNTTQDSCRRPDLLYMSTAFDDTAVRTQSLAMTPEEQVSFLIDEATRIDNYTTMYFGWGPLW, from the coding sequence ATGCACTGgaccgcggcgcgcggccAGCTGTCTGGTCCTCAACACTCGCAACACCCTGCACCGCAGGCATCCACCCATGCTAgccagaagcagcagcagcagcagcagcagcacttgCATCAGAATGGGCCTCCGGGGCTGACCGCGGCCGGCatgggcggcggcagtgcaggGGTGAATATTTCTTCAGGTGCCTCCGCCggcgcgtctgctgctcgcgcaAACGTCAACAGCAACGCCTTTTATAACTCCCGCTTTTCGCACCCGATGGGCCCGCTACCGCCTGCTCAgaatcagcagcagcaggtctTTGCCGTTTCACAGCAGCCTCttggcgcgcagctgcagcagcaacagcgctCTCCTCGATCACTGTCAGGTCCGACTCCCAATAACGTCGCTGGTGGGAATATAAGCGGTCTAGAGACGAGCGCGACGCTCGCCGGGCGCGAGGCGCCGGCCATCGCGGGAGCCaactccgccgccgcgcacacaagcTCTGCCGCAGTCGGAGTGTTCTTAAGCGGTACTCGCACCAACTTCACCGACTtcggagcggcagcagcgtacGGACTCGGTGCCGGTGGGGTCGGCTCGCCGAGCGGGCCCACCGCCAACGCTGGCAGCACCCTTGCGGATGCAAATGATGAGGAGGTGAACCAGCTGTTACGCGAGCTAGAGTTCTCAGTGGACAGCCCGCACGCGTTGGCAGTGCTGCGAGACGCCGTGGACGCCATCGAAGCACGTGCGCTGGCCAACTTTGACCCTCTGTCCCGAGACACGTTCCTggagcagcgcatccgcGATGTCCTGACGGAGCTGTCGCGAACGTCGAACGAGCGTTCCCTGCTGCTCGCCGTGAGTCTCATAGAGGCGTTGATCCCGATCGCCTACACCAGCCCTCATTCCAAGTACACACGCCTCTGCCGCAGTCTctcggtgctgcggcagagcgGGAATGAGAAGGCCGCcagggaggcgcagcgggtgtacaagctgctgctggaggcggatGCGCGCTACCCGGGGCCGGAGTCGCCGCTGAAGGCGTTTGTGCAGAAGGAACTCCGCGAAAACTGCGAGCAGGCGCTCCTGCAACTCCACGGccgcgtgcagcaggcgaAAGCGGCCTTTCCGGCGCAGTTCTTTTCCATCATGTtgggctgcgccgccactgcggaAGTAAACCCGCGCTACATCTCTGGCAAAACCCGTGCGCAGGCGATTCAGCTCGGCACAATGCTCACGGGCAGCCCCGATCCGCTGCTCCGCAAAGCCGCTTACGAGTGCCTCGTCGCCATCTTCCGAAACACGAGCAACATGCGACCCAACGAGCTGGTTCTGGagagccgccgcctctgcgatGAGTGCATGCGGACACTGAACGCGAGTCAGCACAACGAGGGCCACGTTGTATCGGCTCTGAAGGCGCTGCATGCCCTCCTCAGCAGCCGCGGGCTCTTGGCGATCGACAGACAGATGATACCGCAGCTGTGCGTGCTCGTCACGGAGCAGCACCGGGTGTCCAAGTCGCTactggtgcgcagcgcagtgTGCGACCTTGTGCCCATCATTGCGCCGGTCGACATCGCGTCTATGCCGCGCCGCACCACGTACTGCGCGATCGTCATGGAGCCAGTGAAGAACGTGCGCGATGAGCGCTTCAAGGCGCACGAGCTGCATAATGTGGCTTCCTTTGTCCGCAGCGTCGGGTACCGCGTGCTTGACGCAACAAATCGCACAAACTTGGAGTCGATCCTGCACCGCTACATCTCCCGTCCGGAGACGCAGGAGGCTTGCTGGTCCATCATGGCGGCCATCTGCGCATCCTCGATGTCGGCcagcggaggcgcggcaTCGGTGGCACCCATGGCCGGACGCCGTGTAGACTACGTCAGTACATCTACCACACTCCCGAGCCCCACAGCGCAGAACACCCATCAAGACCTCTCCTTGACGCCCTCCATGGTTGAGGTGCGCAAGGCCTCGCAACACTCCAGCCGCGAAAACTTAGCAacctcgccgtcggcgcttCAGCGGCACTTCTCGTACCACCACGGTGACGATAACGACGATCAGGCCAGCGTTCCACTTGTCTCCGCTAGGACCGCCTCACAACGGTCCGGAGGCACGTGCTCCCTCAGCGCCTCCCCTACCTCGACGAACGCACCAGCCTTCAATCTCTCCACCTTCAGCGCACACCACACTGTGACCATCGACGACGTTGTCCTGCGCTGTCTGCCGTATCTCGCCCACGCCATCTTGACCGAGTCACTAGTAGACTCCCTCCGTGTAATTCAAGTCTCGtgcccgcagctgcgcgctgATGTGCAGACGGCTCTGGACAAGCTGGTGGATAGCGTGCTGAAGGAGCCTTTCGCGCCGtccgcgacggcagcgaccgTCACACTGCCCCAGTATTTTTCCCAGCTGCCAAGCtccacggcgcagcagcagcagcagcagcaaaccCAATCCCTTTACAGCCGTGACGGTGGCGATGGGAGCGCAGGTGGGTTTTTGAGTGCGGCAAGGAACAGTGTCTCCCGCACCGCCGGGTCTCACCCGCTCAGCCCCGCTAGTGGCCCGGAGCCGGTCATGACGCTATCTCGTCCAGGGACATGCAGCACGCCGATCGGTGGCGGGCCGGTGGGGCGGCTCACACAGTACTTTCGGCCGAGCGAGAGCGTGGCAACGCACCGAGGTGAGGGCAGCACGAGCAGCCCGACCACGACCTCGCCGGTGGCAATGCGCAACACCTCTGGCCATTTACCCTCGGGGAACAACAGCTTCCTGGGCCCCGACAGCGCCTACAccgtcggtggcggcgactcGAACAGCGGAGCCCCGTACGGTGCTGGCGGACCACTTCGCTGCTCCCCGCTCTCCACATCGATGAGCACGCCCTTCAGTCCCGTGACGCACATggcggcaggcggcagcggtgcaggtAGCGGAAatgccgcagcagcttcgccgccgGTGCTCAAGAACGACTTGACGGTGGCGCTGAAGGTGTTCACGGAGCGGCCCCTAACATcggtgcagcacctgcatGATCTTAAGAACTCGGTAATTGCCTTCCAGCGTCACGAGGATCCGCtcgtgcggcagcagagcagcgAGACGATCATTTCGAGCTTGCGGCAGTGGATAGCCTACGCGAAGGAGCACAAGACTTCAACCTACTCCACACGCGTGACAGAGATATTGGAGGCGTACATGAAGAACGTCCTGATGGAGGTCGACCGCCAGTGCGGACTGTACGAGATTACGCTGCTGGCAAACGCCACGAGCCTGCGCGTCTTTTTATCAGAGCAGCGCATCCTGTCCTCGCTGCTGAGTTTCCTGAACAGCACAGCGCTGGTACGCGAGAAAacggtggagctgctcgtCGCCATCACGCAGGACTCCAAGCCCTCCCCTTCTgtcgtggcggtgcagcagagccTGTACGTCACTGTCGAAtcgtgtgtggtggtgctcgAGTATACGAACGACGTGAGCATGCTCCTGCGCAGCATGGCCGACCTGCAGACCTTTACCCGGCTGTGCATCCGTCAGCTTAACAACCACCTCAGCCGCATCTTCTACGCCTTTCGCAAGCGTCTTTTAGAAGTCAGCGTGCCGGACGTGGTGCTGCTTTCCATTCTCAAGACACTCGAGATCATCCTGCAGGCACTGGCGAAGGACGAGAAAACCATCTTGCAGCACCAGGACGACGTGCTAGAGCTCTACGACCCGGTTGTGGAGATACTGAAGcagtcgccgtcgccgacgctgAGCCATGCTGCCATCAACGTTCTCGTGTACGTACACGAGATGTGCATCCCGAGCGCCTCGACGGATCTGCGTaagcagcaggagctgaTCACCGCGCTGACACACGTCtacaccagcagcacctgcactGTGAACGAATCGCTGAGTATGCTGACGCTGTTTGGCCAGCTCGGCGCCATCGACCCCTCCGCACAGTCCGTTGCAACAACCGCAaagaagaaggaggaggctgtCATCCAGGATGAGGCTGACCTGGAGCTCACCTACGACTACACGGTGATTGTATACCGCACGCTGAGCCGCATGTTGGACGCGTCACTCTCGGATGCCGTCTGTTCTCAGGCCCTGCGCACCCTGCTCCAGTTCATCCGCTTCACGCAAGACAAGAAGGacctcgtcggcggcgtccACGCCGTTCGGGCGGTGCTCCAGATCACGAAGCGCGTGACAGATAACCCGGCCCTGcgggtggaggcgctgcatgTATTGGCAGCCGTTACCGCCATGCGGCATGAGCGTATTGTACGGCTCATGTTGCCTGAAATTGTGGTcctgctggagcagctgtgGACCCCGAAAGACCGCCCGCTCTTCCGCGCTGTCCTGGAGGTGGTGAGCGCGCTGAAGCCCGGCAAGCTGTCGGGCAAGGAGCAGTCGGAGTCGTGGGCGTGGCTGTATCCGCGACTGGTggacgtggcgctgcaggaccGCACTGAGTCGCGCGAGTTCTGCCTCCGCGTTGTGGAGATTGTGCTGAATGCCAGCTACATTCCGCCGCACTGCATCCCCGTTGTGTTTCCGATGCTACTTCAGTTCCTGCAGCAATCAGATCAGCTGGTGGATGTGCGCAGCCAGTCCctgtgcgccgccgtgcacaTCGTGTGCGAGCTGAAGGCGGTCCAGTTCttctcgtcgctgctgcacggcaTCTGCACCCTCATGCGGCACTGCGAGCTGAACGAAGATCTCGGCCCGCGCCTCTCCACCCCAGGGGTTCGGGAGTCACTCAAGGTcttggcggcgctgcaccccagcggccgcagcacgaTCAAGATGCTGCGTGACCGCATCGGCGAGGGGGATGAGCGCATGACGAACCCGACCGGGTCCCCCATATTCAACACCATGGGCCTGCCAGCAGCTAGTGTCACGAGTTTCGCCAGCGGCGGGCAGGGTGGCGGATTGGGAGTAGCGAATCCAGCGAATTCAGGGCTTGGTCCGCTAGTCAATATCGGCGGCTTtggcgcctctgccactggtggcggcgcagcagcagcgggcgggGCGGCCGGTGGTGGGTCTTACCTGCGGCTCACAAACATGTCGGAGACCTTTGCAGGGGCTGAGGAAGAGGACGTAGGGCTGAGCCTCAGCGCTGACACGGCAGGCCAGGAAGTCGACCTCTTCATGAAGCATGTGGAACTGGGCTTCCGTCTCAAGGAGAACAAGTTGCGCGAGTGGTTCGCCGAGTTCCAGAAGTACATCATTCTCATCTCCCCGCACCCGGCGTTCCGCATGATGGTGGACCTGCTTGACAAGCATGAACCCCTTCGCCGCGGACTCTTCTTGCCTTCGTTCAAGTGCCTTTACGAGTCCCTGTCGGCTGACCAAATCAAGAAGCTGAACGAGATGCTGACCCTCGTGCTGAACTGCTCTGATCACGAGCTGTCGAGCAAGTGTCTCGGGCTCGCTGACTACCTCGACCATAACGAGCCGAACGTGAAGCCGGAAgtgctggaggtggtgcgggCGATGCGGCGAGTCGACTGTCATCGCGTCAGTCACCCCTCCGAGAACGGGTCGCTTCTTCTGCGCAGCACGGCGAGTAGCGCGAACAACGTCATCTCTCTGCGCACCCGCAGCTCCACGTCAGCAGGGCTGCCAAAGGCGGGGTTCTCTACTTCCAGTGACGCTCCCATGGATGCGCTGCCCACGGCGAAGGTTCGCGGACGGAAGGCACCAGTTTTCCAGCGCAGCTCAAACAGCAGTGCCGGGGTAGCAGGCGATGAGTCCGGAACGGCAGGTGCCGAAGCCAACAGTGGTGCCTCGACGGCACTTGCCAGCCCAAAAAACAGCGCAaacggccgccgcagcgcttctCACCGCGATGTGGACATGTCCGAGCTCACCTCCTTTGACGGCAACGAGAATGACTCCACTGAGTCTGGAcggcagcagtcgcagcccATCGGCTTGCCGATGTCGCAGGCACCGGCtcaggaagaggaggcggagcggcgcagctgctcgcccgTGGACACGCTCGATggggcagagagcgagagcaagGCGGAGGACGTAGTGGCCCCTGTCAGCACCGACCATCCGTCGGTTGAAGTGCTAGGCGCGGCGGGAGTGCATGTCATGGGAAGCTACAGGCCTCTTGTGAACTCCGTCGTGCGTCGTTGCGACTCGaacgcgccgcagcagtccGGGGTGACCAGCCAGTTTCACATCATCAGCACCGCTAGCACTCACAGTAACGAcctcagcagcgacacccgTGACGGTGACCTGCCGCCGGCCGGGGCCCACATCCCGGCGCAGCCAAACATGCTCTTCTCGACCGAGGACATCGTCCGCGCAGCAGAGAGAACCCGTATGTACGACAAGGCGCTCAGCTATCTGGAGAACCGTCTTCTGGCCATGCTCAACCTCTACCGGTACACGAAGATGCCACGGGAGGTGATCCACAAGACGGTGTGGCCGCTGGCATGGCTCTACAGCCAGCGTGAAATGCAGGACTCCGTCGTAGGACTCTTCCGCGCTATCCGCTACGAAGGCGGCGAGGACCAAGCAGGCTTCGGCTACGAGCTGCTCTGCTGGTGGAGCAAGGCACAGAACACGTACTCCAAGTCCATCACGCAGCAGGCGATGCGCGATatgacggtgccgccgcacaTTCTTGAAGGCTACGTGCGCACCCTCACCCTGTGCGGTGAGTGGAGCCGGGCCTATGACGTGGCCATGAAGGTCTGTTCACGGCCGGAGGCGTACGTTTCCTCGACGGtcgcgcgctgcggtgcaACGGCCGCGTGGCTGCTCGGGCGGTGGGATGACGTGCAACACCTCGCGGAGCGGCTCTCCATGTCGGAGCAGCACACCACGGCACTccgcctcttctttctcAACGGCGTGGCGCTGAAGAGCGCCATTACggagcacagcagcgccgcctaCGAGAATCTGCGACACATGATCACACAGTCGAAGCTCGTGATTGACGAGAGCCTGCGCACTCTTCTCCCGCTCAGCTACACGCATGCCTACGAGAGTCTGACAATGCTGCAGCACTTCAcggagatggaggagatGATCGACtactgccactgccgctctaCCAAGGGTCGCCAGCAGATTTACGAGCGGTGGAACAACCGGTTCCGCTCTCTGAATCCGGATTCCCTGCAGCCAAGCCTGCTCTCGCTGATGCTGCACTCGCTCGTGCTCAGCACAGGCGAGATGGCGGACATGATTCTGCACTTCTGTGAGACGCGGCAGGCGAGCCACCCGCAGCTGGCGGAGTGGGCCATGAGCTGGCTTCGACACGGCTCCTTCAgcgggcgcagcagcaacctcTGTAGCCCGAGTGTGGCATCACCGGCGTCACCAGGGCCCGTGGAGGGCATCACGGTGACGACGCTGTCATCAGCGGACAAGAATCCAAAGGTGGCTGTCGGCTTCATCACGCATTTGTGGAGCCAAGGAAAGCGGCAGGCCGCTGTTGAGTCGATGGAGATGTTTCTGCGCGACTGCGGCAGGGACCTGGAGGAGAACAACGCCACCTGCTACggcgacgcgcagctgcggctcgGCACGTGGAAGCAGGAACTGCACGCCGACTCCTTCTGGGAGCGCGGCTTCCGAGACGAGGAGCTGGGCCATTTTCACAAAGCTATCCGTGCCGTCCCGTCGAGCTACGAGGCGTGGCACAGCTGGGGCCTCATGAACTACCGTATCCAGCAGCGCGACCACAACCTCTCCCCTGAGGACCAGCGCACCTttgtggaggcggcgcatcAGGGCTTTGTTGGCGCCATCTGCCGCTGCAAAGACTCCTccgaggcgctgccggccgtcatgcgcctgctgcagctgtgggTCATCCATAACGGagtggagctgctgaaggagaCGGTGGCCGACAGTATCTCGCGCATCCCGATCGACCACTGGGTGCAGACCATTCCGCAGCTGATCGGCCAcctcagcagcgacagctaCGACATCCGCGAAGTCATTGGCATGATCCTGCGCTCGCTCTGCGAGGTGCACCCACAGGCCACCGTCTTTCCGCTCCTCGTCGTGATGATGTCGGActccagcaccagcggcagcaatCACAACGCCCTCAACAACAACGGAGATGAGAGTAATATAGTGTCGTGTGCGTCCGCCATGTCCGATAGCTCGAATCCGCTGGTGCGGAAGCAGGAGATTGTGCAAGGCATCATCCAACACTGCCCGAAGCGCATCTTCcacgaggccgaggcggtggCAAGGCTTCTTGTCGACGTGTCCGCCATTCCCATCGAGAAGATTCGCGAGAACCTGAGCCaggtcgctgctgcgtggaACCCAAACGCTGAGTACGAGGAGGACCCGGAGGAAGTGTACCGCCGCCTGCAGAACACACTTGACATCTTCCACGCCAATCGGCGCCACCTTCTCTTCACCGTCGGTGACATTGGTCAGTTTGTGCAGATGGTCATGGAGGACGACCGCAACGGAcagcgagagaaggcggcgggCGTCGTCAGCCAACTCATCGAAGAGATCTCGAAGCATGTGGCGGAGAAGCTGGGCCGCGAGCCTCAGAAGGCGatggagccgctgctgcacctgcgcaATCTGTCGGTGGCGGTATTCGGAGAGTACGACGGCCACTGCCGCGACCATTACCCGACTATCGCGTCCTTTAGCTCTAAGCTGGACGTCATCCCGTCGAAGAAgcggccgcgccgcatcCAGCTCAACGGCTCGGACGGCTGTCTCTACACATACTGCCTAAAGGGCAACGAGGACATCCGCATGGACGAGCGTGTCATGCAGCTGCTTGGAATGGTGAACGTCCTACTGAGCCACACACGTATCTCGAGCAGCGCCTACATCCACCGCTTCCCTGTCATCCCGATCAGCTCCAACGTGGGGCTTCTGGGCTGGGTGGAGAACGCGAACACAATCAACAACACCATCTGCAACTACCGCTCCAACATCTCGAACGTGCGCACGCATCAGGAGTCGAGTGTGCTGCGCGCATACGTAGGGTCGTTCGGCAACTGGGACAAGCTCAGCCTCATTCAGCGCACGGAGATACTCGACTTTGTGATGCAGAGCGAGCACTGCGAGGCCGTTGACGTTTCTCGAGCAATGTGGCACCGCGCCAACACAGCGGAGCAGTGGCTTGACCGCCGAACTGCCTTCACAGTGTCCTTGGCGACCATGTCCATGGTGGGCTACGTGCTCGGCCTCGGCGATCGGCATCTCGGCAACATCCTCATCTCCATGTCCTCTGGCAAGATTGTGCACATTGACTTTGGAGACAGCTTCGATGTCGGTCGGCTACGCCACGTTCTGCCGGAGACGATCCCGTTCCGCCTCACGCGCATGCTGACGAATGCGATGGAAGTCttcggcgtcgacggcgtcTTCCGCGCCTCTGCAACGCGGACGCAGACGACGCTGCACAAGAACCGTGATAGCATCATGGCCCTGCTCTCCGCCTTCGTCCACGACCCGATTGTGCAGTACAAAGGCAAGATGAAGAACATCATGGAGAAGAGCCGGTCGCCGCAGGACATTGCAGAGCGCATCCGTAACAAACTGCGCGGGACGGAGATGGCGATTGACCACAGCAAGGTGAACATCTTTAACACAACGCAAgacagctgccgccggcCAGACCTCCTGTACATGTCGACCGCCTTCGATGATACTGCCGTGCGGACACAGTCGTTGGCAATGACGCCGGAGGAGCAGGTTAGCTTCTTGATTGACGAGGCGACGCGCATCGACAACTACACGACGATGTACTTTGGCTGGGGCCCGCTGTGGTAG